A single genomic interval of Megalobrama amblycephala isolate DHTTF-2021 linkage group LG15, ASM1881202v1, whole genome shotgun sequence harbors:
- the appl2 gene encoding DCC-interacting protein 13-beta: MPAVHHKLLLEEALQDSPQTRSLLSVFEEDAGTLTNYTNQLLQSMQRVFGAQNEMALATEQLSKQLLDYEKQNFALAKGDEEVINTLQHFAKSVEELNSLHTELATQIADKMVFPMVQFREKDLTEISTLKEIFGIASDEHEAAMVKYSRLPKKRENEKIKAEVVREVAYSRRKQHQAAMQYYCALNALQYRKRVAMLEPMLGFTHAQINFFKKGMELVSKKMDSFLSSVSSMNQSIESQLEVEAEVMRSSQRELLSVDDTAYMPDHDQVPVNRALIQKAGYLNIRNKTGLVTTAWDRLFFFTQGGNLMCQPRGAVAGGMVLDLDNSSVMAVECEDRRYCFQITSPNGKTSLILQAESKKEYEEWICTLNNISRQIYLTDNPEAVAIRLHQTALQAVTPITSFEKRAEGSPNPDRAKPGGVTPREPQKPPATLEPEDLIAPGTPIQFDIVLPASEFLDQNRAGARRTNPFGETEDDDNGSDTHDSLLQQVFAVRFLGSMAVRAGHTQEVIYEAMRQVLAARAIHNIFKTTESHLMVTSTCIRLIDPQTQVTKISFQLKDVTQFAAHQENSRLMGFVLEGSDWSNGSDDEPSFSVFVFESNTEGEKICYTINLGKEISEAKKDPEALAQLLKSMPLTNDGKFLLLESETGDVAEASGQDDLESEA, translated from the exons ATGCCTGCCGTCCACCACAAATTATTACTCGAGGAGGCCCTGCAGGACAGTCCGCAG ACGCGGTCCCTGCTCAGTGTGTTTGAGGAGGATGCAGGCACGCTCACTAACTACACAAACCAGCTGCTGCAGTCTATGCAAAGAGTGTTTGGAgcacag AATGAAATGGCTCTGGCGACAGAACAGCTTTCTAAACAGCTCTTGGATTATGAGAAACAG AATTTTGCTCTGGCGAAAGGCGATGAAGAGGTGATCAACACTTTACAGCACTTTGCTAAAAGCGTGGAAGAG CTGAACTCTCTGCACACTGAACTGGCCACACAGATCGCTGACAAGATGGTGTTTCCCATGGTGCAGTTCAGAGAGAAGGACCTCACAG agATCAGCACACTGAAGGAGATATTCGGCATTGCCAGTGATG AGCATGAAGCTGCCATGGTGAAATATAGTCGTTTACCTAAAAAGAGAGAAAACGAAAAG ATAAAAGCGGAGGTGGTGAGAGAGGTGGCGTATTCCCGCAGGAAGCAGCATCAGGCCGCCATGCAGTATTATTGTGCTCTGAACGCGCTGCAGTACAGGAAGAGGGTGGCCATGCTGGAGCCCATGCTGGGATTCACACACGCTCAG ATAAATTTCTTTAAGAAGGGGATGGAGCTGGTGTCGAAGAAGATGGACAGTTTTCTGAGCTCAGTTTCCAGCATGAATCAGAG TATTGAGTCTCAGCTAGAGGTCGAAGCAGAGGTCATGCGCTCGTCTCAGAGAGAGCTCCTGTCCGTGGATGACACCGCCTACATGCCGGATCACGATCAAGTCCCCGTGAATCGCGCCCTcatccagaaagcaggttaccTCAACATCAGGAA TAAGACGGGGCTGGTGACTACGGCGTGGGACCGGCTGTTTTTCTTCACGCAGGGGGGGAATCTGATGTGTCAGCCGCGGGGCGCAGTGGCAGGCGGGATGGTTCTGGATCTGGACAACAGTTCTGTCATGGCCGTGGAGTGTGAGGACCGCCGCTACTGCTTCCAGATCACTTCACCCAACGGAAAAAC GTCTCTGATTCTTCAGGCCGAGAGTAAGAAGGAATATGAGGAG TGGATTTGCACCCTGAACAACATTTCCAGACAGATATATCTAACCGACAATCCTGag GCTGTGGCGATCAGGTTGCACCAGACGGCCCTCCAGGCTGTGACGCCCATCACCAGCTTTGAGAAGAGAGCTGAAGGCTCTCCTAACCCGGACCG TGCGAAACCAGGTGGTGTGACCCCTAGAGAGCCTCAGAAACCCCCTGCGACCCTCGAGCCCGAAGATCTGATCGCCCCGGGAACACCAATCCAGTTTGACATCGTTCTGCCTGCGTCCGAGTTCCTGGACCAGAACCGAGCTGGAGCAAG ACGCACAAACCCCTTCGGAGAGACGGAGGATGATGACAACGGTTCAGACACACATG ATTCCCTCCTGCAGCAGGTGTTTGCTGTGCGGTTCTTGGGTTCGATGGCCGTTCGGGCCGGTCACACACAGGAAGTGATCTATGAAGCCATGAGGCAGGTTCTCGCCGCTCGCGCAATTCACAACATCTTCAAAACCACCGAATCCCATCTGATGGTCACCAGTACCTGCATTAG ACTGATCGATCCACAGACACAAGTCACCAAAATCAGT ttcCAGCTGAAGGACGTGACTCAGTTTGCGGCCCATCAGGAGAACAGCAGGCTGATGGGGTTCGTTCTGGAGGGGAGCGACTGGAGCAACGGAAGCGACGATGAACCCTCCTTCAGCGTATTCGTGTTTGAGAGTAACACTGAAGGAGAGAAG ATTTGTTACACGATAAACCTGGGGAAAGAGATCTCAGAGGCGAAGAAG GACCCTGAAGCGCTGGCCCAGCTGTTGAAGTCAATGCCCCTGACAAACGATGGGAAGTTTTTGCTGCTGGAGAGCGAGACGGGAGACGTAGCGGAAGCGTCCGGACAGGACGACCTGGAGTCAGAGGCCTGa